The sequence AATTCAGCATGTATAAATCTGTTCCGGCTCTGCTGATGCATGGCTTTTCGAAAAGCGGCATTACTTCGGTAAAGGATTGTCTGGTCATACCTGATGCCAAAAATATGACAGGAATAAACCTGAAAAGAGATTTCCCCTGGAGGGTTTTTATCATGAATGTGGTGGCTGTGGCAATTATAACGGTGGGGGTGTTGTCGGCACTTTATGCCGGTTATCTTAACCCCGGCTATCGCACAACAGCCAGCAACCTGTCGGCCATCATCAATGGGCTGGCCACCATTCTCATGTTTATTTTTATCGACCCTTTTTTATCGGTCATGACCGATGATGTGGTGCTGGGTAAAACCAAAGAGAGCCTTTTCAGACAATACATTGTGTATATGGTTATAGCCAGGCTGCTCGGTACTCTGCTGGCACAGCTTATTTTTCTTCCCTCGGCGCATCTTATTGCGTTGATTGCAGGCTCGATTTGAGCATCATTCACCCTCAAGCATCCGCAAACCTGCTTGCGTTTGTTAGCGGCATGGCCGGCATGGAAATTATCAGGTGTAATTCAGTCGTGCCGGATGGAATGGTTGTTATAAACAGGTTGTGATTGGAAGGGTAAATAAATGTCAGAAAAACAGGAATATAGTTGCCTGTGAGGTGTATTAAATTTTAGTTTTTATTTATTTTAATTCGATATGCTTTGTTGCCATCTGAATCATTCTTTTCTTATTTTTACATTGAAAATATTTAAGGTGTTTTATTCCTCCTTTATTCTTCAGCCAGTTTTGTTTGTTCTGTATAAACCTGATTTTTATGAAGAAATCTCTTCTTCTG comes from Lentimicrobiaceae bacterium and encodes:
- a CDS encoding lipid II flippase Amj family protein, which produces MAIQMILVIILVFLINLITTLSYSVRIVGIRTGRIAVSFALFNMLVLISRTAYGFQAPLLAKMIENNILSGAGANLADFRLIILASSVATIAGGLFIPTFQRLLSIAVEKFSMYKSVPALLMHGFSKSGITSVKDCLVIPDAKNMTGINLKRDFPWRVFIMNVVAVAIITVGVLSALYAGYLNPGYRTTASNLSAIINGLATILMFIFIDPFLSVMTDDVVLGKTKESLFRQYIVYMVIARLLGTLLAQLIFLPSAHLIALIAGSI